One segment of Choloepus didactylus isolate mChoDid1 chromosome 15, mChoDid1.pri, whole genome shotgun sequence DNA contains the following:
- the LOC119510300 gene encoding SNW domain-containing protein 1: MALTSFLPAPTQLSQDQLEAEEKARSQRSQQTSLVSSRREPPPYGYRKGWIPRLLEDFGDGGAFPEIHVAQYPLDMGRKKKMSNALAIQVDAEGKIKYDAIARQGQSKDKVIYSKYTDLVPKEVMNADDPDLQRPDEEAIKEITEKTRVALEKSVSQKVAAAMPVRAADKLAPAQYIRYTPSQQGVAFNSGAKQRVIRMVEMQKDPMEPPRFKINKKIPRGPPSPPAPVMHSPSRKMTVKEQQEWKIPPCISNWKNAKGYTIPLDKRLAADGRGLQTVHINENFAKLAEALYIADRKAREAVEMRAQVERKMAQKEKEKHEEKLREMAQKARERRAGIKTHVEKEDGEARERDEIRHDRRKERQHDRNLSRAAPDKRSKLQRNENRDISEVIALGVPNPRTSNEVQYDQRLFNQSKGMDSGFAGGEDEIYNVYDHAWRGGKDMAQSIYRPSKNLDKDMYGDDLEARIKTNRFVPDKEFSGSDRRQRGREGPVQFEEDPFGLDKFLEEAKQHGGSKRPSDSSRPKEHEHEGKKRRKE; encoded by the coding sequence ATGGCGCTCACCAGCTTTTTACCTGCACCAACTCAGCTATCTCAGGACCAGCTTGAGGCTGAAGAAAAGGCAAGATCCCAGAGATCACAGCAGACCTCACTGGTCTCCTCCAGAAGAGAACCTCCCCCATATGGGTATCGGAAAGGTTGGATACCTCGGTTATTAGAGGATTTTGGAGATGGCGGTGCTTTTCCAGAGATCCATGTGGCCCAGTATCCACTGGATATGGgacgaaagaaaaaaatgtccaatGCGCTGGCCATTCAGGTGGATGCTGAAGGAAAGATTAAGTATGATGCAATTGCTCGACAAGGACAGTCAAAAGACAAGGTCATTTATAGCAAGTACACTGACCTGGTTCCCAAGGAAGTTATGAATGCAGATGACCCAGACTTGCAAAGACCTGATGAAGAAGCCATTAAAGAGATAACAGAAAAGACAAGGGTAGCCTTAGAAAAATCTGTATCGCAGAAGGTTGCTGCAGCCATGCCAGTTCGAGCTGCTGATAAGCTGGCTCCTGCTCAGTATATCCGATACACACCATCTCAACAAGGAGTGGCTTTCAACTCTGGAGCTAAACAAAGGGTCATTCGGATGGTAGAAATGCAGAAAGATCCAATGGAGCCTCCAAGGTTCAAGATTAATAAGAAAATTCCCCGGGGACCACCTTCTCCTCCTGCACCTGTCATGCATTCTCCTAGCCGAAAGATGACTGTAAAGGAACAACAAGAATGGAAGATTCCTCCTTGTATTTCAAACTGGAAAAATGCAAAGGGTTATACAATTCCCTTAGACAAACGTCTGGCTGCTGATGGAAGAGGACTGCAGACAGTTCACATCAATGAAAATTTTGCCAAACTGGCTGAAGCCCTCTATATTGCTGATCGGAAGGCTCGTGAAGCTGTGGAAATGCGTGCCCAAGTAGAGAGAAAGATGGctcaaaaagaaaaggagaaacatgAAGAGAAACTTAGAGAAATGGCCCAGAAAGCCAGGGAGAGGAGAGCTGGGATCAAAACCCATGTAGAAAAAGAGGATGGGGAGGCTCGTGAGAGGGATGAAATCCGACATGATCGGCGAAAAGAGAGGCAGCATGACCGGAATCTTTCCAGGGCAGCTCCTGATAAGAGGTCAAAactgcagagaaatgaaaatcgaGATATCAGTGAAGTAATTGCCCTTGGTGTGCCCAATCCTCGGACCTCCAATGAAGTTCAGTATGACCAAAGGCTCTTCAACCAATCCAAGGGTATGGACAGTGGTTTTGCAGGTGGAGAAGATGAAATTTACAATGTTTATGATCATGCCTGGAGAGGTggcaaagatatggcccagagtATTTATAGGCCCAGTAAAAATCTGGACAAGGACATGTATGGTGATGACCTAGAAGCCAGAATAAAGACCAACAGGTTTGTTCCCGATAAGGAGTTTTCTGGGTCAGACCGTAGACAGAGAGGCCGAGAAGGACCAGTTCAGTTTGAGGAGGATCCTTTTGGTTTGGACAAGTTTTTGGAAGAAGCCAAACAGCATGGTGGCTCTAAAAGACCCTCAGATAGCAGCCGTCCCAAGGAACATGAGCATGAAGgcaagaagaggaggaaggaataG
- the LOC119509973 gene encoding olfactory receptor 49-like, which produces MVSAVNVTTVQEFILEGFPAVRSLGTVLFLVHLLAYLASITGNTLIITATWADRRLQTPMYFFLSSFSFLECCFITTVIPKLLAVFLSGSQKISFAACFTQAFLFLFVGASGFFLLAILSLDRYLAICKPLHYSNIMNPRICVLLVTACLVLGFLLMVVPVGMLSQLSFCGPHVIPHFFCDFGPLTNLSCSDTSCIEMLAFSLALLILLTSLISTVIAYSNIVVSILHLPTAKERQRAFSTCSSHLIVLSLMYSSCVFIYVKPKQTGRLDSNREAALMNTVVTPVLNPIIYSLRNKQVHRALKEVLSRVKLQK; this is translated from the coding sequence ATGGTGTCTGCAGTGAATGTGACGACCGTCCAGGAGTTCATCCTGGAGGGGTTTCCCGCTGTCCGGTCCCTGGGCACAGTCCTCTTTCTGGTGCACCTGCTGGCCTACCTGGCGTCCATCACAGGAAACACACTCATCATCACGGCCACCTGGGCAGACCGTCGCCTTCAGACAcctatgtactttttcctcagcaGTTTTTCCTTCCTTGAATGCTGTTTTATAACCACTGTTATTCCTAAATTGCTGGCCGTCTTTCTTTCAGGTAGTCAAAAAATTTCCTTTGCTGCTTGCTTCACACaagcctttctctttctttttgtggGGGCATCTGGTTTCTTCCTTTTGGCTATATTATCTCTGGATCGATATCTGGCCATTTGCAAACCCCTCCATTACTCCAACATCATGAACCCAAGGATCTGTGTTCTCTTGGTCACTGCCTGCTTGGTTTTGGGGTTCCTTCTCATGGTGGTTCCGGTTGGAATGCTCTCTCAGTTATCCTTCTGTGGCCCCCATGTCATCCCTCACTTCTTCTGTGATTTTGGGCCCTTGACTAATCTCTCCTGCTCTGATACCAGTTGCATTGAAATGTTGGCCTTCAGCCTTGCTTTGCTCATCCTTCTGACATCCCTCATCTCAACGGTCATTGCATACAGCAACATAGTAGTCTCAATTTTGCATCTCCCAACAGCCAAGGAGCGACAGAGAGCTTTCTCCACCTGCTCTTCTCACCTCATTGTCCTCTCTCTCATGTACAGCAgctgtgtttttatttatgtgaaaCCAAAGCAAACAGGCAGGCTGGACTCCAACAGAGAGGCTGCCCTCATGAACACTGTGGTGACCCCAGTGCTGAACCCCATCATTTACAGTCTGAGGAACAAGCAGGTCCATCGGGCACTGAAGGAAGTTCTGTCCAGGGTGAAACTGCAGAAATAG